The following proteins are co-located in the Diaphorobacter sp. HDW4B genome:
- a CDS encoding sirohydrochlorin chelatase: MPDSGVILFAHGSRDPQWRLPIEAVASLIEKQRGDIAVACAYLELTEPDLPSVVARWVEQGIHKISVMPMFLGAGRHAREDLPRMVYDLQMQYPALEFRLQTPIGEDPRITALMALIAADSATE, from the coding sequence ATGCCTGATTCCGGTGTCATCCTGTTCGCCCACGGCTCGCGCGATCCGCAATGGCGGCTGCCCATCGAGGCGGTCGCCAGCCTCATAGAAAAGCAGCGCGGCGACATTGCCGTTGCCTGCGCCTATCTGGAATTGACCGAGCCCGATCTGCCCTCCGTCGTCGCACGCTGGGTGGAGCAAGGCATTCACAAGATCAGCGTGATGCCCATGTTTCTGGGCGCGGGCCGCCATGCGCGCGAAGACCTGCCGCGCATGGTCTACGACCTGCAAATGCAATATCCAGCTCTGGAGTTCCGTCTTCAGACCCCGATTGGCGAAGACCCGCGCATCACCGCGCTGATGGCCTTGATCGCGGCTGATTCAGCCACCGAATGA
- the lptG gene encoding LPS export ABC transporter permease LptG, with product MKTIRRFIYREIIAGVGFVTLAFLALFFFFDLVDELRWINNSYKLMFALLYVALRVPQHLYELLPITVLIGTIFVMARLAQTSEFTIMRTSGLGPWRALSTLLILGGAFVAFTFVMGDYIAPVSEKAAELVKARRMGQITTGVTGAWLKERQGDHSFAVNVRAIDTQGEMRNVRIFEFDADGYTASTTQAERGRFDTNNDGWVLENVRRSEFQRSKSGDMSVQRTEKPEFKWTTRITSSMVAAAVLKPDKMSTLELFQYTRHLEANGQSTQRYDIEFWRKVFYPLSCLVMVVLSLPFAYLHFRSGGIAGYVFGGVMAGISFFLLNNVFGFAGNLQNWSPMLTAAAPGLIYSLLSLAAFGWLVLRR from the coding sequence ATGAAGACCATTCGCCGTTTCATCTACCGCGAGATCATCGCGGGCGTGGGCTTTGTCACGCTGGCGTTTCTGGCGCTGTTCTTCTTCTTCGATCTGGTCGACGAACTGCGCTGGATCAACAACAGCTACAAGCTCATGTTCGCCCTGCTCTACGTGGCGCTGCGCGTGCCGCAGCACTTGTATGAGCTCTTGCCGATCACCGTGCTCATCGGCACCATCTTCGTGATGGCGCGGCTTGCGCAAACCTCCGAATTCACCATCATGCGCACCAGCGGCCTCGGGCCATGGCGCGCGCTCAGCACCCTGCTGATTCTGGGTGGTGCGTTCGTCGCATTCACCTTCGTGATGGGCGACTACATCGCTCCGGTCAGCGAAAAAGCGGCCGAGCTGGTCAAGGCCCGCCGCATGGGGCAGATCACCACCGGTGTGACCGGCGCGTGGCTCAAGGAACGCCAAGGCGATCACAGCTTTGCCGTGAACGTGCGCGCCATCGACACGCAGGGCGAGATGCGCAATGTGCGGATTTTCGAATTCGATGCTGACGGCTACACCGCCTCGACCACGCAGGCCGAGCGCGGGCGCTTCGACACGAACAACGATGGCTGGGTGCTCGAAAACGTGCGCCGCAGCGAATTCCAGCGCAGCAAGAGCGGCGACATGAGCGTCCAACGCACCGAAAAGCCCGAGTTCAAGTGGACGACCCGCATCACCTCCAGCATGGTGGCGGCCGCCGTGCTCAAGCCGGACAAGATGTCCACGCTCGAACTGTTCCAGTACACCCGCCACCTGGAGGCCAACGGCCAGTCCACCCAGCGCTACGACATCGAGTTCTGGCGCAAGGTGTTCTATCCGCTGAGCTGCCTGGTGATGGTCGTGCTGTCGCTGCCATTCGCCTATCTGCACTTCCGCTCTGGCGGCATTGCGGGCTATGTGTTTGGCGGTGTGATGGCGGGGATCAGCTTCTTCCTGCTCAACAACGTGTTCGGCTTTGCAGGCAATCTGCAGAACTGGTCGCCCATGCTCACGGCCGCCGCGCCGGGGCTGATCTATTCCCTGCTGTCGCTGGCCGCCTTTGGCTGGCTGGTGCTCAGACGTTAG
- the lptF gene encoding LPS export ABC transporter permease LptF: MLFDSSIRKELARSFGATLVVLVTIVMTMMLIRTLGQASKGSVNPQDVMLVMGYTVLGQLPTILSLCLFVAIVGVLSRMYRDSEMVIWFASGRGLMSLLPPLLRFAWPVMLAIAALSLIVWPWANTQIQELKSQYEQRSDVDRIAPGQFQESSNGSRVFFIDRDSPDATSASNVFIATNEPTKETVTSAESARLEVRNGDRMALLFNGQRLEMPLGKPGLRVSEFQEYGTRVGDAKSGGVDDVALKSRNTLELIGASAPAYQGELGWRIGLALAALNFVVLGLAVAIVNPRAGRSSSMAFALFAFVIYYNLMTVGQSWVAAQRIGMLPFMLLLHGGTFALALLLLAARHNQWSIRSLFSGGGHTARNAAKGAA, from the coding sequence ATGTTATTCGATTCATCCATCCGCAAGGAACTGGCACGCAGTTTTGGCGCGACGCTGGTGGTGCTGGTCACCATCGTCATGACCATGATGCTGATCCGCACCCTTGGTCAAGCCTCGAAAGGCAGCGTCAATCCGCAAGACGTCATGCTGGTCATGGGCTACACCGTGCTAGGCCAGTTGCCCACCATTTTGAGCCTTTGCCTGTTCGTCGCCATCGTGGGGGTTCTCTCGCGCATGTACCGCGACAGCGAAATGGTCATCTGGTTCGCCAGTGGCCGCGGCCTCATGAGCCTGCTGCCACCCCTGCTGCGCTTTGCGTGGCCGGTGATGCTGGCGATCGCCGCGCTCTCGCTCATCGTCTGGCCCTGGGCCAACACGCAGATTCAGGAACTCAAGTCGCAGTACGAGCAGCGCAGCGACGTCGATCGCATTGCACCGGGCCAGTTCCAGGAGTCCTCCAACGGCTCGCGCGTGTTCTTCATCGACCGCGACTCGCCCGATGCGACTTCGGCCAGCAATGTCTTCATCGCGACCAACGAGCCTACCAAGGAAACCGTGACTTCCGCCGAGAGCGCCCGTCTCGAAGTGCGCAATGGTGATCGCATGGCCTTGCTGTTCAACGGCCAGCGCCTTGAAATGCCCTTGGGCAAGCCCGGTCTGCGCGTGAGCGAATTTCAGGAATACGGCACCCGTGTGGGCGACGCCAAATCGGGTGGCGTGGACGATGTGGCCCTCAAGAGCCGCAACACGCTTGAGCTGATCGGCGCCAGCGCACCAGCCTATCAGGGCGAACTCGGCTGGCGCATCGGTCTGGCGTTGGCTGCACTCAACTTTGTGGTGCTGGGTCTTGCCGTTGCCATCGTCAATCCACGCGCAGGTCGCAGCAGCAGCATGGCGTTTGCGCTGTTTGCCTTCGTCATCTACTACAACCTCATGACCGTGGGCCAGAGCTGGGTCGCCGCGCAACGCATCGGCATGCTGCCGTTCATGCTCCTGCTGCACGGTGGCACCTTCGCGTTGGCGCTGCTGCTGCTGGCCGCAAGACACAACCAATGGTCGATCCGCTCCTTGTTCTCGGGCGGCGGCCACACTGCACGCAATGCAGCAAAGGGGGCTGCATGA
- a CDS encoding leucyl aminopeptidase, whose protein sequence is MNFELNTLSLSAASSLKCDALIVLVPEGVKPGKDAVSAILAQALKSGDLELKAGKNLQIYASPLLAARRVILAGSGDGSARSVRQALAGVANVLKSPKVKKAAVVFADKATSDAVAAAVQCCSDLSYVYTTTKTKAEPVALNRLVIGVEDTSKLRSAFDMACAVAKGVGFAREWANRPANHATPTLLANAAKGLTTTGITCKVHGPAEVAKLGMGAFMAVAQGSAEQLRFIELRYNGAAKTEAPVVLVGKGITFDTGGISLKPAAEMDEMKFDMGGAASVLGVFTALAELRPAVNVVGLIPACENMPDGKAIKPGDVVTSMNGQTIEILNTDAEGRLVLCDAITYAARFKPRALVDIATLTGACVIALGNQRSGLFASNDALAAQLQSAGDAAQDLCWRMPLDDEYAEGLRSNFADVANVAGRAGGAITAAKFLQRFTGTTPWAHLDIAGTAWKSGAAKGATGRPVGLLMHYLAGVAESDKATVKSTPKVARKKPVARKTA, encoded by the coding sequence ATGAACTTCGAACTGAACACTCTCTCTTTATCTGCAGCTTCCAGCCTGAAATGCGATGCACTCATCGTGCTGGTGCCCGAGGGCGTGAAGCCCGGCAAGGATGCGGTTTCCGCCATCCTGGCGCAGGCGCTCAAATCGGGTGATCTCGAACTCAAGGCGGGCAAGAACCTGCAGATTTACGCTTCGCCACTGCTGGCGGCGCGTCGGGTGATTCTGGCCGGATCCGGTGATGGTAGCGCGCGCAGCGTGCGTCAAGCGCTTGCCGGGGTGGCAAATGTCCTCAAATCTCCAAAGGTCAAGAAGGCCGCGGTGGTTTTCGCCGACAAGGCGACGAGTGATGCGGTTGCGGCTGCAGTGCAGTGCTGCAGCGATCTGAGCTATGTCTACACCACCACCAAGACCAAGGCCGAACCCGTGGCGCTGAACCGTCTGGTGATTGGCGTGGAAGACACCAGCAAGCTCAGGTCCGCCTTCGACATGGCCTGCGCTGTGGCCAAGGGCGTCGGTTTTGCGCGTGAATGGGCCAATCGCCCGGCCAACCACGCCACGCCCACGCTGCTGGCGAATGCCGCCAAGGGCCTGACGACCACCGGCATCACCTGCAAGGTGCATGGCCCGGCGGAAGTCGCCAAACTCGGCATGGGCGCGTTCATGGCCGTGGCGCAGGGCTCGGCCGAGCAACTGCGCTTCATCGAGCTGCGCTACAACGGCGCGGCCAAGACGGAAGCGCCCGTCGTGCTGGTCGGCAAGGGCATCACGTTCGACACCGGTGGCATTTCGCTCAAGCCTGCCGCTGAAATGGACGAGATGAAGTTCGACATGGGCGGCGCGGCCAGCGTGCTCGGCGTGTTCACCGCGCTGGCGGAACTGCGTCCCGCCGTGAACGTGGTCGGTCTGATTCCCGCTTGCGAAAACATGCCCGATGGCAAGGCGATCAAGCCCGGTGACGTGGTGACCAGCATGAACGGTCAGACCATCGAAATCCTGAACACCGACGCAGAAGGCCGTCTGGTGCTGTGCGATGCGATCACCTACGCTGCGCGCTTCAAGCCCCGCGCGTTGGTGGACATAGCCACGTTGACCGGTGCCTGCGTGATCGCACTGGGCAACCAGCGCAGCGGCCTGTTCGCGTCGAACGATGCACTGGCTGCGCAACTGCAATCGGCTGGCGACGCCGCGCAGGATCTGTGCTGGCGCATGCCGCTCGACGACGAGTATGCCGAAGGCCTGCGCAGCAATTTTGCCGATGTGGCCAACGTGGCCGGTCGTGCGGGCGGTGCGATCACGGCAGCCAAATTCCTGCAGCGCTTCACCGGCACAACGCCTTGGGCGCATCTGGACATCGCAGGTACGGCCTGGAAGAGCGGGGCGGCCAAGGGCGCAACGGGTCGTCCGGTCGGCCTGCTGATGCACTATCTGGCAGGCGTGGCGGAAAGCGACAAGGCCACCGTCAAATCGACACCCAAGGTCGCGCGCAAGAAGCCCGTGGCCCGCAAGACGGCGTGA
- a CDS encoding DNA polymerase III subunit chi, translated as MTEVAFHFNAPDKLAYACRFARKALRRGVRVVVTGGAADLQALDRMMWALGPTDFVAHALADGDPDVVAASPVLLAVEPLSVAPRDMLLNLGTQLPPGYEQFDKVIEVVSASDEQDRQLARTRWRQYAAQGYEIVRHDLVLKENA; from the coding sequence ATGACCGAAGTTGCTTTTCATTTCAACGCGCCCGACAAGCTTGCCTACGCCTGCCGCTTTGCGCGCAAGGCGCTCAGGCGCGGTGTGCGCGTGGTGGTGACCGGAGGCGCGGCGGATCTGCAGGCGCTCGACCGCATGATGTGGGCGCTCGGGCCCACGGACTTTGTGGCCCATGCGCTCGCCGATGGCGATCCGGATGTGGTCGCCGCATCGCCCGTGCTGCTGGCCGTGGAGCCGCTGTCGGTGGCTCCGCGCGACATGCTGCTCAACCTGGGCACGCAGCTTCCGCCCGGCTATGAGCAGTTCGACAAGGTGATCGAGGTCGTCAGTGCCAGCGACGAGCAGGACCGCCAGTTGGCACGCACGCGCTGGCGCCAGTACGCTGCACAAGGTTACGAGATCGTGCGCCACGATCTGGTTTTGAAAGAAAATGCCTGA
- a CDS encoding branched-chain amino acid ABC transporter substrate-binding protein: MQLKLKLTIAAAIAAVAGMASAQEVVKIGHVGPVSGPQGHYGKDNENGARMAIDDLNAKGVTIGGKKVKFELMAEDDAADPKQGTAAAQKLCDAKVAGVVGHLNSGVTIPASKIYNDCGVPMVTGAATNPNLTKPGYDTTYRIIANDNALGAALAAYAADTLKLKTVAVIDDRTAYGQGLASVFKKVAAEKGIKIVEEQFTTDKSTDFMAILTAIKAKNPDAVFFGGMDAQAGPMLRQMAQLGMTKQKYFGGDGFCTTELAKLSAGAPTLANVVCAVGGASLEKMPGGKDWKTRYDAKFPGQFQVYSPYKYDATMLLADAMVRAGSSDPKKYIPELKKSNYQGVTAKISFEANGEMKNPAVTLFAYKNNDKVPLN, from the coding sequence ATGCAATTGAAGTTGAAGTTGACTATAGCTGCTGCGATTGCAGCAGTGGCCGGCATGGCATCCGCTCAAGAGGTGGTGAAGATCGGTCACGTCGGTCCCGTATCCGGGCCACAGGGTCACTATGGCAAGGACAACGAAAATGGCGCCCGCATGGCCATTGACGATCTCAACGCAAAGGGCGTGACGATCGGTGGCAAGAAGGTCAAGTTCGAGCTGATGGCCGAAGATGACGCTGCGGATCCCAAGCAAGGCACTGCCGCTGCACAGAAGCTGTGCGATGCCAAGGTCGCTGGCGTGGTCGGTCACCTGAATTCGGGTGTGACGATTCCTGCCTCCAAGATCTACAACGACTGCGGCGTGCCGATGGTCACCGGTGCGGCCACCAACCCCAACCTGACCAAGCCAGGTTACGACACGACTTACCGCATCATCGCCAACGACAATGCGCTGGGTGCTGCGCTGGCCGCTTACGCAGCCGACACGCTCAAGCTCAAGACCGTGGCTGTGATCGACGACCGTACTGCGTACGGCCAAGGTCTGGCGAGCGTGTTCAAGAAGGTCGCTGCCGAAAAGGGCATCAAGATCGTCGAAGAACAGTTCACCACCGACAAGTCCACCGACTTCATGGCGATTCTGACCGCCATCAAGGCCAAGAATCCTGACGCCGTGTTCTTCGGCGGCATGGACGCGCAGGCCGGTCCGATGCTGCGCCAGATGGCTCAGCTGGGCATGACCAAGCAGAAATATTTCGGCGGCGACGGCTTCTGCACGACCGAGCTGGCCAAGCTGTCGGCGGGTGCACCTACGCTGGCCAACGTGGTCTGCGCGGTGGGCGGTGCTTCCCTCGAAAAGATGCCTGGCGGCAAGGACTGGAAGACGCGCTACGACGCCAAGTTCCCTGGCCAGTTCCAAGTCTACAGCCCGTACAAGTACGACGCCACCATGCTGCTGGCTGATGCGATGGTGCGCGCTGGCTCTTCGGACCCCAAGAAGTACATTCCTGAACTGAAGAAGTCCAACTACCAAGGCGTGACCGCGAAGATCTCCTTCGAAGCCAATGGTGAAATGAAGAACCCCGCCGTGACGCTGTTCGCCTACAAGAA